A region from the Halobacillus mangrovi genome encodes:
- a CDS encoding pyridoxal phosphate-dependent decarboxylase family protein, with translation MITSFKNKRVSKEPGHYDSFFLHSGEEGIQTFNEQVDLVKEKLLTVFERADQPFKGSTTEEIKKELLPIMKLSGETKPFQEVLDEIGEAVLSNSLHVSHKKSIAHLHCPPLLTGVVAELMIGALNQSMDSWDQSPSATFVEEELIKSLAEYARMPETADGVFTSGGTQSNYMGLLMARDAFCQTYWNHNVQKSGLPQDLGRMRIICAEEAHFTVKKSASQLGLGEQAVVTVPTDGNHRMCIKSFEKIIHRLEQKNLLPFCVVATCGTTDYGSIDPLSELAEICQRKDLWLHIDAAYGGALLFSHSHYQKVEGMQQADSIGLDFHKLCYQPISCGLLLIKDRKHFQWLSLHADYLNPVKDEQEGIVNLVNKSVQTTRRFDALKVLLTLKTLGTDLLGSMIDTTMELAEFAVQYLKEKPEFTVENQHPELNTVVFQYQAESSENLCELNRQIQQVLYQKGKAVIAKTSVRGSTYLKFTLLNPRTTREDLKEVIEEIERTGKSIMNGGHRD, from the coding sequence ATGATTACGTCTTTTAAAAATAAAAGAGTTTCAAAAGAGCCAGGACATTACGATTCGTTTTTCCTCCACTCGGGGGAAGAAGGCATTCAGACCTTTAACGAGCAAGTGGATCTTGTGAAAGAGAAACTTCTTACGGTTTTCGAAAGGGCGGATCAACCTTTTAAGGGAAGCACCACAGAGGAAATTAAAAAAGAGCTGCTCCCAATTATGAAACTATCGGGTGAAACGAAACCATTTCAAGAGGTGCTCGACGAAATAGGGGAGGCTGTCTTATCAAACAGCCTTCATGTCAGTCATAAGAAAAGTATTGCTCACTTGCACTGTCCTCCATTGTTAACAGGAGTGGTTGCGGAGCTGATGATCGGTGCTCTTAATCAATCCATGGACTCCTGGGATCAAAGCCCTTCAGCTACTTTTGTGGAGGAAGAACTTATAAAAAGTTTAGCGGAGTATGCCCGAATGCCTGAAACAGCCGACGGAGTCTTTACTAGTGGAGGCACACAGTCCAACTACATGGGACTGCTAATGGCAAGAGATGCTTTTTGTCAGACTTATTGGAACCATAATGTTCAAAAATCAGGCCTTCCTCAAGATCTTGGAAGAATGAGAATCATTTGCGCAGAGGAAGCACATTTCACTGTGAAAAAATCAGCTTCCCAGCTTGGCTTAGGTGAACAGGCTGTTGTTACAGTCCCGACTGATGGGAACCATCGGATGTGTATCAAAAGCTTTGAAAAAATCATCCACCGTTTAGAACAGAAAAACTTACTGCCTTTTTGTGTGGTTGCCACATGTGGAACAACAGATTACGGCAGTATCGATCCTTTAAGTGAATTAGCTGAAATCTGTCAGAGGAAAGATCTTTGGCTGCACATTGATGCGGCTTATGGAGGAGCGCTTCTATTCAGTCATTCTCATTATCAAAAGGTTGAAGGTATGCAGCAAGCGGATTCCATCGGTCTGGATTTTCATAAATTGTGCTATCAGCCGATCAGCTGCGGCCTTTTATTAATCAAAGACCGGAAGCATTTCCAGTGGCTTTCCTTACATGCGGATTATCTGAATCCTGTAAAAGACGAACAAGAAGGCATCGTGAATCTTGTTAATAAATCCGTCCAAACGACAAGAAGATTTGATGCTTTAAAGGTGCTTTTAACTTTAAAAACACTAGGTACAGATTTGTTAGGAAGCATGATTGATACGACAATGGAGCTCGCTGAGTTTGCAGTCCAATACTTGAAGGAGAAACCTGAGTTTACAGTTGAAAATCAGCATCCGGAACTGAACACCGTTGTTTTTCAATACCAGGCAGAGTCTAGTGAGAATCTATGTGAACTAAACCGTCAAATCCAGCAGGTATTGTATCAAAAGGGGAAGGCTGTCATTGCAAAAACATCTGTCCGTGGTTCTACGTACCTGAAATTCACCTTGTTAAACCCTCGTACAACGAGAGAAGATTTGAAGGAAGTTATTGAAGAGATTGAGAGAACGGGGAAGTCCATAATGAACGGAGGTCATCGGGATTGA
- a CDS encoding IucA/IucC family protein, translating to MNHAKEIAEQATMQSFLNCYLRETGNFEKEERYPQLKRESSDQIIRIDLNKQQTNLFVPVNYESLTGRHLFSFPFYYRIGKSEEFHTLDYVTMTTLLTKEWLVENKKSLSEDELLLRVILSCKKIRTYVEKCAEDRLHLTNEQFDFIEAEQSLLFGHLLHPTPKSKQGLTDKEDEIYSPEQKGEFQLHYFAAKPSIVDQDSSIKLSASEIIFEDVKDFVGQARLQKLRQEERVLIPVHPLQVPVLLEQESVQKLLTTGELEDVGQIGRKFTATSSFRTVYSSQSKYMYKFSVPVKITNSLRVNQRKELARGVEVSRLLDTTLGEKLKKAHPHFRLIKDPAYINVLLDKEISGFEVVLRENPFYTGNTQQASVIAGLVQDSAYGEKSRLYSIIRSVAAREGRSHEEVSLDWFNRYLTVTLDPVLWLFCHYGIALEAHQQNSIIQLNNGYPEYYYYRDNQGYYFCESKADQLKSLVPALNKESDTVCKDEVAEERLRYYFFFNHLFGLINGFGTSGLIQEDKLMDVLRERIKLHPEMRVTNTLLKEEELPCKANLLTRFYDMDELVGPMESQSVYTQVPNPLAVKEEAVHG from the coding sequence TTGAATCATGCAAAGGAAATTGCTGAACAAGCCACCATGCAAAGTTTTCTAAATTGTTATTTAAGGGAAACAGGAAATTTTGAAAAAGAGGAACGCTATCCTCAGCTGAAAAGGGAGAGCTCAGATCAGATCATCCGGATTGATTTAAACAAGCAACAAACGAACCTGTTTGTTCCTGTAAATTACGAATCACTAACCGGCAGGCATTTATTTTCTTTCCCCTTTTATTATCGGATTGGAAAAAGCGAGGAATTCCACACGTTGGATTATGTCACCATGACGACTCTACTGACTAAAGAATGGCTTGTCGAAAATAAGAAGTCTCTTTCTGAAGATGAATTGCTGTTACGAGTGATCTTAAGTTGCAAAAAAATTAGAACCTATGTTGAGAAGTGCGCAGAAGATCGTTTGCACTTGACGAATGAACAGTTTGATTTTATAGAGGCAGAACAATCGTTATTGTTCGGTCACCTGCTTCATCCCACACCGAAGAGTAAGCAAGGGCTGACGGATAAAGAAGACGAGATCTACTCCCCTGAACAGAAGGGCGAATTCCAACTGCACTATTTCGCTGCCAAGCCATCAATCGTAGACCAGGATTCGAGCATTAAACTCTCTGCCTCAGAGATCATTTTTGAAGATGTTAAAGACTTTGTAGGTCAGGCGCGGCTTCAGAAACTGAGGCAAGAAGAACGAGTGCTTATTCCCGTTCATCCACTCCAAGTTCCGGTGCTTCTTGAGCAAGAATCTGTGCAAAAGCTGCTCACCACTGGAGAATTAGAGGACGTTGGCCAGATAGGTCGCAAATTTACGGCTACTTCTTCCTTCAGAACGGTGTACAGTTCTCAATCGAAGTATATGTACAAATTCTCTGTGCCAGTAAAAATCACCAATTCTCTGCGAGTAAATCAGCGGAAGGAGCTTGCGAGAGGGGTGGAAGTGTCGAGGTTATTAGACACCACGCTAGGAGAAAAGTTGAAGAAGGCCCATCCTCACTTCCGTTTGATTAAGGATCCTGCTTACATCAATGTTCTTCTAGATAAAGAGATTTCAGGTTTCGAAGTCGTGCTACGTGAAAATCCATTTTACACGGGAAACACACAGCAAGCGAGTGTAATCGCCGGGCTCGTCCAAGACTCCGCGTATGGGGAAAAATCAAGGCTTTATTCAATTATACGAAGTGTTGCTGCGCGGGAAGGAAGATCTCATGAAGAAGTAAGTCTGGATTGGTTTAACCGTTATTTAACGGTTACTTTAGATCCGGTCTTATGGTTGTTTTGTCATTACGGCATTGCCCTTGAAGCTCATCAACAAAATTCAATTATTCAATTGAACAACGGTTATCCGGAGTACTATTACTATCGGGATAATCAGGGGTATTATTTCTGCGAATCGAAGGCTGATCAGCTTAAGTCATTGGTACCTGCACTAAATAAAGAAAGTGATACAGTTTGCAAAGATGAAGTAGCAGAAGAGAGGCTGAGATATTACTTCTTTTTCAATCATTTGTTCGGCTTAATTAATGGGTTTGGGACGAGCGGATTAATTCAAGAAGACAAGCTAATGGATGTTCTGAGAGAACGGATCAAGCTTCATCCAGAGATGCGGGTAACAAATACCTTATTAAAAGAAGAAGAGCTTCCTTGTAAAGCCAACTTGCTTACACGTTTCTATGATATGGATGAGTTAGTGGGTCCTATGGAATCACAATCCGTTTATACACAGGTCCCCAACCCTCTTGCTGTAAAGGAGGAAGCGGTTCATGGATAA
- a CDS encoding aspartate aminotransferase family protein, which translates to MSLKQTARNKKGVDPMNTQISISNKQLLRQQEKRESNARSYPRRIPLAIKKAEGVYITDVEDRTYIDCLAGAGTLALGHNHPVVIEAMEKVIHDRLPLHTLDLTTTVKEQFVDELFSSLPEGFRERSKVQFCGPTGGDAIEAALKLAKTATGRQSILTFQGGYHGATHGTMSISGNLSPKRKVQGLIPDTHFLPYPYTYRCPFGKGGEEGHQISSTYIENLLDDPESGILPPAAMIFETVQGEGGSIPAPVEWLKEMRRITKERGIPLIIDEVQTGIGRTGKMFSFEHAGIVPDAFVLSKAIGGSLPLSVVVYDESLDTWEPGAHIGTFRGNQMAMAAGTATLKHVKENLLDVHAEKLGAHLLQSLKQIQQNVPEIGDVRGRGLMIGVEMVDPSLPQNRSGSYPAHPELASQIQRECFNRGLIMEVGGRNGAVIRLLPPLILTDEQAYEVIRIFDEAVRASLKV; encoded by the coding sequence ATGTCGTTGAAGCAAACAGCGAGGAACAAAAAAGGAGTTGACCCTATGAATACTCAAATCTCTATTTCAAATAAACAATTACTTCGTCAGCAAGAAAAGCGCGAATCCAATGCACGTTCCTATCCCAGACGAATCCCTTTGGCTATTAAGAAAGCAGAGGGAGTTTACATTACGGATGTGGAAGACCGAACATATATTGACTGCTTAGCAGGGGCAGGAACACTTGCGTTAGGGCATAACCATCCGGTCGTAATTGAGGCTATGGAAAAAGTGATTCATGACCGGCTGCCGTTACATACGTTAGATCTAACAACTACAGTAAAAGAACAGTTTGTAGACGAACTTTTCTCATCCCTGCCAGAAGGGTTCCGTGAAAGATCGAAAGTACAGTTTTGCGGGCCGACCGGAGGCGATGCGATTGAAGCCGCACTAAAGCTGGCAAAAACAGCGACCGGTAGGCAAAGTATTCTTACTTTCCAGGGCGGATACCATGGAGCGACTCACGGAACGATGTCGATCAGCGGGAATTTGAGTCCTAAGCGAAAGGTCCAAGGATTAATACCGGATACTCATTTTCTCCCTTATCCCTATACGTATCGCTGCCCGTTTGGAAAAGGTGGAGAAGAAGGGCATCAAATAAGCAGCACGTATATCGAGAACCTTCTTGACGATCCTGAGAGCGGTATTCTTCCGCCTGCAGCCATGATCTTTGAAACCGTACAAGGAGAAGGTGGATCGATTCCTGCTCCTGTGGAATGGTTGAAAGAAATGAGAAGAATCACAAAGGAAAGAGGAATTCCACTTATCATTGATGAGGTCCAAACAGGAATTGGGCGTACAGGAAAAATGTTCTCCTTCGAACACGCAGGGATCGTTCCGGATGCTTTTGTCCTTTCAAAAGCCATTGGTGGCAGTCTCCCTCTCTCCGTAGTGGTCTATGACGAATCATTAGATACGTGGGAACCAGGAGCCCATATTGGCACTTTCCGAGGAAATCAGATGGCAATGGCAGCCGGAACCGCTACTTTGAAGCATGTGAAAGAGAACCTATTAGATGTACACGCGGAAAAATTGGGAGCACATCTTCTTCAGTCGTTAAAACAAATTCAGCAGAATGTCCCAGAAATCGGTGATGTACGAGGAAGGGGATTGATGATAGGCGTAGAAATGGTCGATCCATCGCTCCCTCAGAATAGAAGTGGAAGTTATCCTGCCCATCCAGAACTTGCAAGCCAAATCCAGCGTGAATGTTTTAATCGAGGTCTCATTATGGAAGTGGGAGGAAGAAATGGTGCTGTAATTCGTCTTCTTCCACCATTGATCCTTACAGATGAGCAAGCGTATGAGGTTATTAGAATCTTTGATGAAGCTGTAAGGGCTTCTCTAAAGGTGTAA
- a CDS encoding GNAT family N-acetyltransferase produces the protein MDNDYECYDKKLNQTITFRKVTFDDVGRIHKWMNEDHVHPYWNLNVPLESFKAHLKKALADSHQTLYMGLVDGQMMSYWEAYWVRGDVVEKTYSSSPYDQGVHLLIGERVFLGKGYSLPLLREMVRFQFQSLKTKKVVAEPDIRNEKMIHVFKKCGFKPVKPIQLPDKTGLLMFCEREEFEKRWSNEPLCYPVQSNL, from the coding sequence ATGGATAACGATTATGAGTGCTATGACAAGAAACTAAATCAAACAATTACTTTTAGAAAAGTGACATTTGATGACGTTGGAAGAATTCATAAATGGATGAATGAAGACCATGTGCATCCGTATTGGAATTTAAATGTTCCTCTAGAATCTTTTAAAGCCCACTTGAAAAAAGCCTTAGCTGACTCCCATCAGACTCTTTACATGGGATTAGTTGACGGGCAAATGATGAGCTACTGGGAGGCTTACTGGGTAAGAGGGGATGTTGTTGAAAAAACCTATTCCTCTTCTCCTTATGATCAAGGCGTACATCTATTGATTGGTGAGCGTGTATTTCTCGGAAAAGGGTATTCGCTTCCTTTGCTCCGGGAGATGGTCCGCTTTCAATTTCAGAGCTTGAAAACGAAGAAAGTCGTAGCTGAACCAGATATACGTAATGAAAAAATGATTCACGTCTTCAAGAAGTGTGGATTTAAACCGGTAAAGCCTATTCAATTACCTGATAAAACCGGATTGTTAATGTTTTGTGAGCGTGAAGAATTTGAAAAGAGGTGGTCGAATGAACCCTTATGTTACCCCGTCCAGTCAAATCTATGA